A DNA window from Cydia pomonella isolate Wapato2018A chromosome 18, ilCydPomo1, whole genome shotgun sequence contains the following coding sequences:
- the LOC133527751 gene encoding uncharacterized protein LOC133527751: MPIEVYRKTTTRAEGTGRQISFTILCIGRKNEDQTDEIPVDGLVKVGFKFIQIHDGDTIQTQYIAKKIHKDCTVKIKVNNFAEKICLDEPNWEVIDDIYAETRYIENWRSESQNDAFAFHLNVTINAFKVSATFNKKLFDDTEFTDFQLTTSDGSLPVHKAYLAAHSEVFKAMLHREWKETNEGRIQMSGVSLQTLQHLKDYMYMGTLPTDGLLPLLSIASCYMIEELRNQCITKLTQIIKPENLYEILEYSFENKIPELTFAIMKATPESVLATAEKALFEKRSKEEIKEE; the protein is encoded by the exons ATGCCTATAGAAGT atatAGAAAAACGACAACGAGGGCTGAAGGGACTGGTCGGCAAATATCATTTACTATTCTATGCATTGGAAGAAAGAATGAAGATCAAACTGATGAAATTCCCGTTGATGGTCTGGTGAAAGTGGGGTTTAAATTCATACAAATCCATGATGGCGACACGATTCAAACTCAatatattgcaaaaaaaattcaTAAAGACTGcactgtaaaaataaaagttaataattttGCAGAAAAGATTTGCTTAGACGAACCAAATTGGGAAGTCATTGATGATATCTATGCAGAAACACGTTACATAGAAAATTGGCGATCTGAATCGCAAAATGATGCATTTGCATTTCATCTCAATGTCACTATAAATGCATTCAAGGTTTCGGCCACATTTAATAAGAAGCTATTTGATGACACTGAATTCACTGACTTCCAACTGACCACTTCAGATGGCAGTCTGCCCGTCCACAAAGCATACCTTGCTGCTCATAGTGAAGTTTTCAAAGCAATGCTTCATCGAGAATGGAAGGAAACAAATGAAGGCCGCATACAGATGTCAGGCGTCTCACTGCAGACCCTACAGCACTTAAAAGACTACATGTACATGGGAACTCTGCCCACTGATGGACTTCTACCGTTGCTGTCAATTGCTTCATGCTACATGATTGAAGAACTTAGAAATCAATGCATAACGAAGCTGACTCAGATTATTAAAccagaaaatttgtatgagatCTTGGAATACtcctttgaaaataaaatacctgaATTGACATTTGCTATAATGAAAGCAACTCCTGAGAGTGTTTTGGCCACTGCTGAAAAAGCATTATTTGAGAAGCGTAGCAAGGAAGAAATAAAGGAAGAATAA
- the LOC133527963 gene encoding phospholipid phosphatase 3-like: protein MWDKAKLYWSKTNRWHRVFLIFLIVELRLVPGGQVGFWCNDPALSHPFTGDTVNWKWLLVTTIFLPLVVMLLAERKYHRNEKSKLKMKSQVLAWYTEYLFGLLLNVTVVQTLKLMVGSPRPHFFDTCQPEEALSCQGSEYVQTYTCTKAVWQHQSDKSFPSGHTSLALHAGIFIAYYMRRRAEDTRAIWSLQGLTLLSALYCSVSRLSDHRHHWWDVLAGATLALPILLYTILFLCKNFECSGIEPDTDQCTTTSITDKSHINVHAATISSESETDRPHSNVTEVHT, encoded by the exons ATGTGGGACAAAGCGAAGTTATACTGGTCAAAAACCAATCGTTGGCATAGAG TGTTCCTGATATTTCTGATAGTGGAACTGCGATTAGTCCCCGGAGGCCAGGTGGGATTCTGGTGCAACGACCCGGCGCTGTCACACCCGTTCACCGGAGACACGGTCAACTGGAAATGGCTGCTTGTCACAACCATATTCCTTCCTCTGGTTGTT ATGTTGTTGGCCGAAAGAAAATACCACAGAAATGAGAAATCCAAGTTAAAAATGAAATCTCAAGTACTGGCATGGTACACGGAGTATTTGTTCGGTCTTCTCCTCAATGTGACAGTAGTGCAGACCCTCAAGCTGATGGTCGGGTCTCCGAGACCGCACTTCTTTGACACATGTCAGCCGGAAGAGGCTTTGAGCTGTCAAGG ATCAGAGTACGTCCAGACTTACACGTGTACGAAGGCAGTGTGGCAACACCAGTCCGATAAGAGCTTCCCATCTGGACACACGTCGCTGGCGTTGCACGCGGGAATATTTATCGCA TATTATATGCGTCGTCGCGCAGAGGATACTAGGGCAATATGGAGCCTGCAGGGTCTGACGCTGCTGAGCGCGCTATATTGCAGTGTGTCCCGCTTGTCCGACCACCGCCACCACTGGTGGGACGTGCTCGCGGGTGCCACACTCGCGTTGCCCATACTGTTGTACACC atcTTATTCCTCTGTAAAAATTTCGAGTGTTCCGGAATCGAACCTGACACCGATCAGTGCACAACCACCAGtattacagataaatcacaCATCAATGTCCACGCCGCAACCATATCTAGTGAGAGTGAGACAGACAGACCACATAGCAACGTAACAGAAGTCCATACGTAA